ACGCGAGGGGCTCGACCTGGAGGACGTAGCGCAGGATCGCGATGCCGACCATGTGGGAGGCCGCCAGCTCGGCGCGGAACGTCGGGTCGGGCACGTCCAGGTCGGCGGCCACCCGCTCCAGGACCCTGCGCAGCACCAGCCCGCGCAGCACCTTCGCCGCCGCGTCGTGCGTGAGCGCGGACCGGATCACCGCGAGCAGCGGGGCCCGGGTGACCGGGTTCTCCCACACCCCGAGGAAGTAGCGGGCCAGGCGCTCGCCGATGCCGTCGGGCCCCTCGCCGAGGACCGCCGGCACCACCAGGGCCGGCTCCATGCTCATCTCGATGGCCGCGGCGAACAGATCGTCCTTGCTGCCGAAGTAGTGGTGCACCAGCGCCGGGTCCACGCCGGCGACCTTCGCGACGCCGCGCACGGACGTCTTGTCGTAGCCGCGCTCCGCGAACACCTCACGGGCGGCGAGCCGGATGCGCTCCTGGGTGCCCGGCCCCTCCTCGGCCTCGTCCTGGCGGGGCCGGCCCGGACCCCGCCGGCGCGGCGTACTCTCCCCGGTCACGGCCGGCGGGCCCGGTCGTGCCCGGCGGCGGCCAGGTGCAGGCGGGTGAAGGCCAGCGCCTCGGCGAGGTCGGCCTCCCGCTCCGCGGAGGACATCGCGCGCCGCGTGTTGACCTCGATCACCACATGGCCGTCGAAGGAGCTGCGGGCGAGGCGTTCCAGCAGCTCGGCGCAGGGCTGCGTACCGCGCCCCGGCACCAGGTGCTCGTCCTTGGCCGATCCGTTGCCGTCGGCGAGGTGCACGTGGGCGAGCCGGTCCCCCATCCGGTCGATCATCGCGGTGGCGTCGGTACGGGCGGTCGCGGTGTGCGACAGGTCGACGGTGTAGTGCCGGTAGTCGTCCTTCGTCACGTCCCACTCGGGGGCGTAGGCCAGCATCTCGCGGTCGCGGTACCGCCACGGGTACATGTTCTCCACGGCGAACCGGACGTCGGTCTCCTCGGCCATCCGCCAGATGCCGGACACGAACTCCCGCGCGTACTGGCGCTGCCACCGGAACGGCGGGTGCACGACGACGGTGGACGCGCCCAGCCTCTCGGCCGCCGACCGGGCGCGCTGGAGCTTGACCCACGGATCGGTGGACCACACGCGCTGGGTGATCAGCAGGCAGGGCGCGTGGACGGCGAGGACCGGCACCTGGTGCTGGTCCGACAGGCGGCGCAGCGCGTCGATGTCCTGGCTGACGGGATCCGTCCACACCATCACCTCGACGCCGTCGTATCCGAGGCGTGCGGCGATCTCGAAGGCGGTCGCCGTGGACTCCGGATAGACGGAGGCGGTGGACAGGGCGACCTTCGCGGTGGGAATGCGGACGGGTTCTGCCACCAGGACAGGGTACGGGGCCCGCGCCCGCCCGGTACGTGACGGCCGCCACGCCGCCTCCACTTCCGGCCGTCAGACGAGCCGGAAGAACAGCGTGTCCTGGGTGTACCAGTCGAGGTCCCTCGTCGCCCGCTGCCACTCCTTGTGCTCGGCTTCGAGTACGTCGAGGAGCTCCTGCACGTCGTAGCGGAAGTCGGGGTCCATCCGGTCCAGCACGGCCCGGTACGCGTCGGCGGCGGCCCCGGCCTTCGCGAGCGGCAGGTGCCCGATGGCCGGGTACCCGTCCACCGACCAGGGGATGAACGGGAACTCGTCGGGCGGCCCGCCGTAGAGGAACCCGTGGGGCAGCAGGTCGGCGGGCACGCCGAGGCGGCGCATCTCGTCGTCGACCAGTCCGAAGAAGGTGCTGGGCATGGAGTACGTGCCCAGGTGCGAGCCGTCGGAGGCGTTGCAGTCGATGACGAACTGCAGGGCGGTGGTGTAGGCGTTGCCCGCGCAGGCCGCGTCCGAGTCGGTGTGCCCGGCGATCAGGTGCTCCAGGGCGTCGGGAACGGACAACCCCCAGTCCAGGCCCTGCCGGTCGAGACGGTCCTGGTAGTCCCGTGCGCGCCCCCGCATGAGCTCCAGCCGCCGCAGCTGATCCGCCGTGAGCTCGCCCTTGCCGCCGAGGTAGGCCAGCACGTGGGCCTTGTCCGCCGTCGAGTACGAGATGTTGTGACTCATGCCCCCATCCTGCCGACGCCCACCGACAGTGCGGTGGCGCCCGGTGGCCCGGTCAGGACTCGGCGGCGGGCAGGAGGACGACGGGGCTGGCCGACGATGCCGACCGGGTTCACCGGCACTCAGTGGCGCACCGCCTTGCCGCCGACGGAGGCTCACTCGCCCAGGAAGGTCTTCCGCCATTCCAGCGGGGACATGGTCAGCGCGGCTTCGGCGAGAGCCTGCGCCGAGGCGGTCTTCAGACTGCTCAGCGAGGTGTCGATCCAGTCCTGCACCAGGCTGTAGCCCTGGGCCCGGTACTCGACGGCCTGCACGAGACACTCCAGCTTGTCGGCGTCCTTGGCGACGATCGCCTCGGGGGTCTCACCACTTTCGTACTCGCCCACCACCCGTTGCACGCCCTCCCGCACCGCCGGGTGTGCGGCAGCGACCTGGTCGGCGGTGACCGTCTCGTTCGTCGCCGCGTCGATGTATCGGCGCCCGATGTGCGGGATGTCGCCGATCCGGGTCTCCTGCGTGTCGTGGAACAGACACATCAATGCCACCTTGGCAGGGTCCACCCCCTCCATCATGGCCAGGACGGCACCGACGATGCCGACGCGGAAAGAGTGCTCTGCGATCGACTCCGGCTGGTTGTTCCCCGTGAACCACCAACCGGTCCGCTTGGCGTTCTTGAGCACACCCATCTCGAAGAGAAACCCGGCCGTACCCTGCGCGTCGGCCTTCTCGTCTGCCATCTGGTGACCCTCCAGTTTCAGATTCGATCACGTAGAACGTAGTTCACAGTGCTCAGTTCACGGCGGGATCTTTCGGATATGCGGCCCCCGTCCAGCAGCCGCTCGGTACGCTCTGCCAGGTCGCACACCAGCAGGGCCGACGCCTGCACCAGCCACGGATGGGTCGTCAGCAGAGCCCACAGCGTGTGCGCATACAAGTCCACATAGCCTGCCGCTTCGTGCAGGCCGTACGTCAACCCTCGCAACAGCGTGACCGGATGAGCCCGGCGCAAGCCCCGTCCTTCAGGGCGGGGTAAGCCGGAACGGTCCGCGGAGCGAAGCTACAGCGGCCGGCGCTGTTGCTCGATGTACTGCCGCACCACCGTGAGCGGGGCGCCGCCGCACGAGGCGGCGAAGTAGGACGGCGACCAGAAGTGCCCGTGCATGAGCGCCCGGTTCACGCGGCCGGTGAAGTCCCGGCGCAGGATGCGGGCGGACACGCCCTTGAGGCTGTTCACGAGGCCGGACACGGCGACCTTCGGCGGGTAGT
This DNA window, taken from Streptomyces sp. TN58, encodes the following:
- a CDS encoding TetR family transcriptional regulator; the protein is MTGESTPRRRGPGRPRQDEAEEGPGTQERIRLAAREVFAERGYDKTSVRGVAKVAGVDPALVHHYFGSKDDLFAAAIEMSMEPALVVPAVLGEGPDGIGERLARYFLGVWENPVTRAPLLAVIRSALTHDAAAKVLRGLVLRRVLERVAADLDVPDPTFRAELAASHMVGIAILRYVLQVEPLASADPEDIVGLVAPTLQRYLTED
- a CDS encoding sugar phosphate isomerase/epimerase family protein, with amino-acid sequence MAEPVRIPTAKVALSTASVYPESTATAFEIAARLGYDGVEVMVWTDPVSQDIDALRRLSDQHQVPVLAVHAPCLLITQRVWSTDPWVKLQRARSAAERLGASTVVVHPPFRWQRQYAREFVSGIWRMAEETDVRFAVENMYPWRYRDREMLAYAPEWDVTKDDYRHYTVDLSHTATARTDATAMIDRMGDRLAHVHLADGNGSAKDEHLVPGRGTQPCAELLERLARSSFDGHVVIEVNTRRAMSSAEREADLAEALAFTRLHLAAAGHDRARRP
- a CDS encoding DUF7691 family protein — its product is MSHNISYSTADKAHVLAYLGGKGELTADQLRRLELMRGRARDYQDRLDRQGLDWGLSVPDALEHLIAGHTDSDAACAGNAYTTALQFVIDCNASDGSHLGTYSMPSTFFGLVDDEMRRLGVPADLLPHGFLYGGPPDEFPFIPWSVDGYPAIGHLPLAKAGAAADAYRAVLDRMDPDFRYDVQELLDVLEAEHKEWQRATRDLDWYTQDTLFFRLV
- a CDS encoding HD domain-containing protein; the encoded protein is MADEKADAQGTAGFLFEMGVLKNAKRTGWWFTGNNQPESIAEHSFRVGIVGAVLAMMEGVDPAKVALMCLFHDTQETRIGDIPHIGRRYIDAATNETVTADQVAAAHPAVREGVQRVVGEYESGETPEAIVAKDADKLECLVQAVEYRAQGYSLVQDWIDTSLSSLKTASAQALAEAALTMSPLEWRKTFLGE
- the tnpA gene encoding IS200/IS605 family transposase, whose protein sequence is MATDGELRRGRHVVSAMHVHLVFVTRYRRGVFNDDMLTVCEATMRKVCEDFEAELIEFNGEDDHVHLLVHYPPKVAVSGLVNSLKGVSARILRRDFTGRVNRALMHGHFWSPSYFAASCGGAPLTVVRQYIEQQRRPL